GCCTGTGGCGTGGATTGGGGAGCCTAAATGATGTGAACCTCAAAGCCCAATTCCTTCAAAACTTCGAAGTCGCTGTCCAAAGTTATTATCGGAAGACCGTTGACAATCGCAGTTGACGCTATGAAGAGGTCGCGGAGGGACATAGGGGTTCCTTTTTCTTCCAGTTTCCTGTGGAGATACGCCGCCATCTCGGCACATTTCCCGTCAAAGGGTAGCTCTATGAGGGCTTCGAGCCATATCAGCTCGTCCTTCCTCGGCATTCCAAGAAGGATTTCAAACTTGGTTATCGAGGTTATGTAGAAGGTGCTGTCCAATGACGTTACCCTGTTGAGAACCTCCCCGTTTCCCCGGACAATCTCGATTATGACGTTCGTGTCAAGGACCGCTCCCATCTCTCGAACTCCCCTTCGATTTCCTCAAGCTTCTTTCTGGTCTCCCTATACTCCTCCTCGCTCAGGATTCCGTAGAGGTGGCGAAGGGCATCAGCGTTCCCCTTCCTTTCCCTCAAAAGCTCGCGGAACAGCTCGCTGAATGACTTCTTGCCCTTGATTCGAAGGAGCTCCTCATAAACGTCGTCAGAGATAGTGATGGTCTTTACCATGACACCACCAATACACTGAATGCATGCATCGCATTTAAGCATTACGAAGGGTGCAAAGAGGGAGAAAAGTCAGAGGTACCTCTCCCTCACCCACCTGATGAAGTACTCCGGGTCCAGCTCCTCGCCGATGGCCCTCCTGAGGAGCTCCTTCGGCGGGTAGATGCTTCCCCAGCGGTGTATCCTTTCCCTGAGCCACTCCTTTATCGGGCCGAAGTTGCCCTCACCCACGAGCCCCTCGACGTCGAGGTCGCGCTTCATGTGGTAGTAGAGCTGAGCAGAGAGGAGGGTTCCGATGCTGTAGGTCGGGAAGTAGCCTATCGTTCCGTGGGCCCAGTGAATGTCCTGGAGGATGCCCTCGCGGTAGGTCTTGGGCCTTATGCCGAGGAGGTTCTCCATCTCGTCGTTCCAGAGCTCCGGTAGATCCTTCGCCTTGACGCCCTCGTTGAGCATCATTCTCTCTAGCTTGAAGCGGAGCAGAATGTGGAAGTTGTAGGTGACCACGTCAGCCTCGGTCCTTATGAAGTCGGGCCTGACCATGTTGAAGTACAGGTAAACGTCCTCGGGCGTGTAGTTGGCCATGAAGGGCAGGTTCTCCCTGAGGGTAGGGTAGATGAGCCCGGCGAACTCCCTGGAGCGGCCGATGATGTTCTCCCAGAAGCGACTCTGGCTCTCGTGGATTCCAAGGGAGACTCCACCCGCTATGGGCGTGAACATGAACCT
This Thermococcus cleftensis DNA region includes the following protein-coding sequences:
- a CDS encoding type II toxin-antitoxin system VapC family toxin translates to MGAVLDTNVIIEIVRGNGEVLNRVTSLDSTFYITSITKFEILLGMPRKDELIWLEALIELPFDGKCAEMAAYLHRKLEEKGTPMSLRDLFIASTAIVNGLPIITLDSDFEVLKELGFEVHII
- a CDS encoding antitoxin VapB family protein; translated protein: MVKTITISDDVYEELLRIKGKKSFSELFRELLRERKGNADALRHLYGILSEEEYRETRKKLEEIEGEFERWERSLTRTS